One Anaerobacillus alkaliphilus genomic region harbors:
- a CDS encoding glutathione peroxidase: protein MDTIYDFNVLQTNGSEKSLKDYEGKALLIVNTASKCGLTPQFEGLQELYEKYHDKGLEILGFPCDQFNNQEFDNIEETTQFCQLNYGVSFPMFAKIDVNGNNADPLFTFLKEQKKGILSKNIKWNFTKFLVDRNGNVVERYAPTTTPAKIEEDIQKLFD, encoded by the coding sequence TTGGATACTATCTACGATTTTAATGTTTTGCAAACGAACGGGAGCGAAAAATCACTGAAAGATTACGAAGGTAAAGCTTTACTCATTGTCAATACTGCTAGTAAGTGTGGACTAACGCCTCAATTCGAAGGGCTACAGGAGTTGTATGAAAAATATCATGATAAAGGTTTAGAAATTCTCGGTTTCCCTTGTGATCAATTCAATAATCAAGAATTTGATAATATTGAAGAAACTACTCAATTTTGCCAACTAAATTATGGAGTAAGCTTCCCGATGTTTGCTAAAATTGATGTGAATGGAAATAATGCAGATCCCCTATTTACTTTTTTAAAAGAGCAAAAGAAGGGCATTCTTTCAAAGAATATTAAGTGGAACTTCACGAAATTTCTTGTCGATCGAAATGGTAATGTTGTCGAAAGATACGCACCTACTACGACACCAGCTAAAATTGAGGAAGATATACAGAAGTTATTCGATTAA
- a CDS encoding TetR/AcrR family transcriptional regulator yields the protein MTAKLDRRKKYTRMVLRDSLMTLLKEKQISAITVKELCELADINRSTYYSHYSDQFDLLNKIEEEIIEDMYGKLSQFNCTKEDEALQMTEKILEYIASKSDVCQTLLSEHGDTNFQKRIMNITQQFTMKNWMTINNVDPKITEYISMFVVSGCISVIKSWLENGMDKSPKEMAEIINNFSNKGLSSIFLDEHSS from the coding sequence ATGACCGCAAAATTAGATCGTCGAAAAAAATACACACGGATGGTTTTAAGGGATAGCCTCATGACCTTATTAAAAGAAAAACAAATCTCCGCTATTACCGTAAAAGAACTTTGCGAATTAGCTGATATCAATCGCTCTACCTATTACTCTCACTATTCCGATCAATTCGACTTATTGAATAAAATCGAGGAAGAAATTATAGAAGATATGTATGGTAAGCTTAGTCAATTTAACTGTACAAAGGAAGATGAGGCACTGCAAATGACAGAAAAAATACTAGAGTACATAGCCTCCAAAAGTGATGTCTGCCAAACACTTCTAAGTGAACATGGAGATACCAATTTCCAAAAAAGGATTATGAATATTACCCAACAGTTTACAATGAAAAACTGGATGACTATCAACAACGTCGATCCCAAAATAACAGAATATATTAGTATGTTTGTCGTTAGTGGCTGTATATCTGTGATTAAAAGTTGGTTAGAAAACGGAATGGACAAATCCCCAAAAGAAATGGCTGAAATCATAAATAATTTTTCAAATAAGGGATTGTCTTCAATCTTCCTTGATGAACATTCTTCATAA
- a CDS encoding efflux RND transporter permease subunit produces MIGIAARIIEHKKLIVYVFAIITAISMVAQFFVSVNYNMVDYLPDEAQSTQALEIMEQEFTASVPNTRVMINDVSVLEALIYKEKLGAIDGVSDVLWLDNVFDLKTPLEMADKELVESYYKDRKALFMLNVRAGDEVAITDSIYELIGDRGAITGEALDTATSQKMAGTEAFYAAVLLVPIIIFILVISTTSWVEPVFFLTAIGVSVLINLGTNIFIGEVSFVTQSVAPILQLAVSLDYAIFLLHSFADYRKQTNNPEEAMQLAMKKSFPAIAASAATTFFGFTALMLMNFEIGSDLGLNLVKGILLSFLSVMVFLPALTLMFYKWMDKTQHRSFVPSFKGIGNSILKIKFPSVIIVLIVIVPAFLAQSNTSFTYGLGEQPETSRAGSDFLAIEEIFGESVPIVILVPKGDLVKETELVQELQELPQVTSVIAYVSSVGTVIPPQFLEETITSEFFSENYSRIIVYTNSGKEGDLPFSVVETVQGLAASYYGDEAFSLGESVTLYDIKNTVTRDNTVVNLMTVITIAIVLIFTFRSISIPIVLLITIQAAVWINLSIPYFTDTSLVFVGYLIISTVQLAATVDYAILFTETYKEERKVMTAVKAMKKTLDEKTFSISISAAILSSVGFILWFTSSNPIVSSIGLLLGRGALLAFVMVMCFLPALLLLMDKFICKTTYKANFYKEKC; encoded by the coding sequence ATTATTGGCATCGCAGCAAGAATTATTGAACATAAAAAATTAATTGTCTATGTTTTTGCGATTATAACAGCAATTTCAATGGTGGCACAATTCTTTGTGTCGGTTAATTATAATATGGTTGATTACTTACCAGATGAGGCGCAATCCACACAAGCTTTAGAAATCATGGAACAAGAATTTACCGCGTCTGTTCCGAATACAAGAGTGATGATTAACGACGTATCGGTACTAGAAGCGCTTATCTATAAAGAAAAGCTTGGCGCTATTGACGGTGTTTCGGACGTATTATGGTTAGATAATGTGTTTGATTTAAAAACACCGTTAGAGATGGCGGACAAAGAGTTAGTGGAATCTTATTACAAAGACCGTAAAGCGCTTTTCATGTTAAATGTTCGCGCAGGGGATGAAGTTGCTATTACGGACTCCATCTATGAGTTAATTGGTGATAGAGGGGCGATTACTGGAGAAGCGCTAGATACAGCGACATCTCAAAAAATGGCTGGTACAGAAGCTTTTTATGCGGCAGTATTGTTAGTTCCTATCATTATCTTTATTCTTGTTATCTCTACTACGTCGTGGGTTGAACCAGTGTTTTTCCTAACGGCAATAGGAGTTTCAGTACTCATTAATTTAGGAACAAACATTTTTATTGGGGAAGTGTCATTCGTTACCCAATCGGTTGCTCCGATTTTACAACTAGCTGTATCACTTGATTATGCAATTTTTCTGCTTCATAGTTTTGCCGATTACAGGAAGCAAACAAATAATCCAGAAGAAGCTATGCAACTTGCGATGAAAAAGTCTTTCCCGGCAATCGCAGCGAGTGCTGCAACAACCTTCTTTGGTTTTACAGCATTAATGCTGATGAATTTTGAGATTGGATCAGACCTTGGCTTGAATTTAGTGAAAGGAATCCTTTTAAGTTTTCTAAGTGTCATGGTCTTTTTGCCAGCACTAACATTAATGTTTTATAAATGGATGGATAAAACACAGCATAGAAGCTTTGTTCCGAGTTTCAAAGGAATTGGGAATAGTATTCTCAAAATTAAGTTTCCTAGCGTAATCATTGTTTTGATAGTCATTGTACCTGCATTCTTAGCACAAAGTAATACATCATTTACTTATGGACTTGGGGAGCAGCCAGAAACGAGCCGTGCGGGGAGTGACTTCCTTGCGATTGAAGAAATTTTTGGTGAGTCAGTACCGATTGTTATTCTAGTGCCTAAAGGGGATCTAGTAAAGGAGACTGAACTAGTTCAGGAGCTCCAAGAACTTCCTCAAGTGACAAGTGTAATCGCTTATGTAAGCTCAGTCGGCACTGTAATCCCTCCTCAATTTTTAGAGGAAACGATCACGAGTGAATTCTTTTCTGAAAATTACAGTCGGATTATCGTATATACGAATAGTGGTAAAGAAGGAGATTTGCCGTTTTCTGTGGTGGAAACTGTCCAGGGGTTAGCAGCGAGTTACTATGGAGATGAGGCGTTTAGCCTTGGTGAAAGTGTAACGTTATACGATATTAAAAATACCGTTACTAGGGATAATACAGTCGTTAATCTTATGACAGTCATTACGATTGCGATTGTTCTGATTTTTACATTTAGGTCCATTTCTATTCCGATCGTCTTACTAATTACGATACAGGCTGCAGTATGGATCAATCTTTCAATTCCGTACTTTACAGATACGTCTTTAGTATTTGTTGGTTACTTAATCATAAGTACTGTTCAGTTGGCAGCGACAGTAGATTATGCAATTTTATTCACGGAAACGTATAAAGAAGAACGTAAAGTGATGACGGCAGTAAAAGCAATGAAGAAGACATTAGATGAAAAAACATTTTCTATTTCTATCTCTGCAGCAATTCTTTCGAGTGTAGGATTTATTCTATGGTTTACTTCATCTAATCCGATTGTTTCGTCAATAGGATTGTTACTAGGACGTGGGGCATTACTAGCCTTTGTGATGGTTATGTGTTTCCTACCTGCCCTATTATTGTTAATGGATAAATTTATTTGCAAAACAACCTATAAAGCAAATTTTTATAAGGAGAAATGTTGA
- a CDS encoding YhgE/Pip domain-containing protein produces the protein MRKKRFMIVVLALMLILPAFLVDANQSTSTSVEKVVAEKAEGELASKDEVVYANLHANGELHEIYVVNILEVIKAGTILDYGKYSSVTNLTDLSEIEQVDGTVLIDAPEGKYYYQGNMKESGQLPWDIKVSYLLDGTVLSPEELAGKDGHVEINIFTSANENADRVFFENYLLQVSLTLDPDIFRNIETNDGMTVNVGKNKQITFSVMPDRDAKLIIQADAVDFELQGIEIAAIPMSMSIDTPDIDEMTEDMKTLTSAIKELNEGVGKLNDGVTELNDGVTSLRNGSKQYQDGMTSISDASGELVDASDAINEALATISHSLTNSEGMDLTELKNLPGGLSQIANGLNETANGLSTLRENYTVVYQTLDSAIMAIPQYQITEQDIHGLYQSGANKVVVDQLVETYTAALTARATYSAVKEGFDAVHVTLQKVSGAINEMGGSLTSIANGLSSSLENMDDENSFAQLQEGLETLAINYREFHAGLVSYTGGVGQLSNSYNELHAGIIELSGGTAELEDGVGELYDGTNELYDATKDLPDQMQEEIDSMIAEYDRSDFEAVSFVSSENEKINSVQFVIKTESIKKVELETSKIEVVEEKGFWARLVQLFSRG, from the coding sequence ATGAGAAAAAAACGATTTATGATAGTTGTTCTGGCTCTAATGCTAATCTTACCTGCATTTCTTGTGGATGCTAACCAATCGACTAGTACTTCTGTAGAAAAAGTGGTGGCTGAAAAAGCAGAGGGTGAACTAGCTTCAAAGGATGAAGTGGTGTATGCCAATTTACATGCCAATGGTGAATTACATGAGATTTACGTAGTAAACATTTTGGAAGTAATCAAAGCAGGGACAATTCTAGATTATGGTAAATATAGTAGTGTAACAAACCTCACCGATTTATCTGAAATTGAGCAGGTTGATGGCACGGTTCTTATTGATGCACCAGAAGGTAAATACTATTATCAGGGGAACATGAAGGAAAGTGGTCAATTACCATGGGATATCAAGGTATCCTACTTGCTAGATGGCACTGTACTATCTCCAGAAGAACTAGCAGGAAAAGATGGTCATGTAGAGATCAATATTTTTACGTCTGCTAATGAAAATGCTGATCGAGTCTTTTTTGAGAACTATTTATTACAAGTATCTTTAACCTTAGATCCAGATATTTTTCGAAATATTGAGACGAACGATGGCATGACGGTAAACGTGGGAAAAAATAAGCAAATTACGTTTTCAGTCATGCCAGATCGAGATGCAAAGCTTATCATTCAGGCTGATGCTGTAGATTTTGAATTACAAGGAATTGAAATTGCAGCTATTCCAATGTCGATGTCGATTGACACACCTGACATTGATGAGATGACTGAAGATATGAAAACATTAACAAGTGCAATTAAAGAGCTAAATGAAGGTGTTGGAAAACTAAATGATGGGGTTACGGAATTAAACGACGGTGTCACAAGTCTTAGAAACGGTTCTAAACAGTATCAGGACGGTATGACATCAATAAGTGATGCTTCTGGCGAGCTAGTGGATGCTTCGGATGCTATTAATGAAGCATTAGCGACAATTAGCCATTCACTAACTAACTCTGAGGGAATGGATCTAACAGAGTTGAAAAATTTGCCAGGGGGCTTATCGCAGATAGCTAATGGTCTTAATGAAACAGCCAATGGGTTATCTACTTTACGAGAGAATTACACAGTCGTTTATCAAACATTAGACAGTGCAATCATGGCCATTCCTCAATATCAGATTACTGAACAAGACATTCATGGATTGTATCAAAGTGGTGCAAATAAAGTCGTTGTGGACCAACTAGTTGAGACGTATACAGCTGCTTTAACTGCTAGAGCAACATATTCTGCTGTAAAAGAAGGGTTTGATGCAGTACATGTGACGTTACAGAAAGTGAGTGGAGCTATTAACGAAATGGGCGGTTCTTTAACTTCTATAGCAAATGGGCTTTCGTCTTCTCTTGAAAACATGGATGATGAAAATTCATTCGCACAATTACAAGAGGGCTTGGAAACATTAGCCATAAATTATCGAGAGTTCCATGCTGGATTAGTAAGTTATACAGGTGGCGTAGGCCAACTTTCTAACTCTTATAATGAATTACATGCAGGTATTATAGAACTCTCAGGTGGAACTGCAGAATTGGAAGACGGAGTTGGCGAGCTTTACGATGGCACCAATGAGTTGTATGATGCAACGAAGGACTTACCAGATCAAATGCAAGAAGAAATTGATAGCATGATCGCTGAGTATGACAGATCTGATTTCGAAGCTGTATCCTTTGTTTCATCTGAGAATGAGAAAATAAATTCTGTTCAATTTGTCATTAAAACTGAAAGTATTAAAAAAGTAGAACTAGAAACAAGCAAGATAGAGGTAGTAGAAGAAAAAGGATTTTGGGCTAGGCTTGTGCAATTGTTTTCTAGAGGGTAA
- a CDS encoding GNAT family N-acetyltransferase, whose protein sequence is MKIYPKEYESTSLSYTIRSAVEADAHSLSKLRLQIDGETEFLDREKGEGYIDEQEFKQLIEDDTRSDRNIFLVAEVNEKIVGFSRCEGNTLKRSSHKVEFGVCVLKEYWGYGIGKNFLKESCQWADANGIKKIALYVLETNEKAIDLYKRFGFEVEGVLRNDKFLSDGNYYNTIVMGRVKEGE, encoded by the coding sequence ATGAAAATTTATCCAAAAGAGTACGAGAGTACCAGTTTAAGCTATACCATTAGGTCGGCAGTAGAGGCCGATGCACATAGTTTATCAAAACTTCGTCTTCAGATTGATGGTGAAACGGAATTTTTAGATAGAGAAAAAGGTGAGGGTTATATCGATGAACAAGAGTTTAAACAACTAATTGAGGATGACACGAGAAGTGACCGAAACATATTTTTAGTCGCTGAAGTAAATGAGAAAATCGTTGGATTTTCAAGGTGTGAAGGTAATACATTAAAGAGAAGTTCTCATAAGGTAGAATTCGGTGTCTGTGTGTTAAAAGAATACTGGGGGTATGGTATTGGTAAAAACTTTTTAAAAGAGTCTTGTCAATGGGCAGACGCAAATGGGATTAAGAAGATAGCTTTATACGTACTTGAAACGAACGAGAAAGCGATCGACCTTTATAAAAGGTTCGGATTTGAAGTAGAGGGTGTATTAAGAAATGATAAGTTCTTATCTGATGGAAATTACTATAACACGATAGTAATGGGAAGGGTCAAGGAAGGGGAATAA
- a CDS encoding GNAT family N-acetyltransferase encodes MIYHIEVSLETKEEFSQFLSSKIKEYNNLHSRFHRESREKGAVVPINIMASDDLGNCIGGISAEVYWGWVEINDFWFQEEFRSKGLGSKLLTQVEEVSKEKGATKALLTTFDFQARFFYEKRGYKIAGEIKDYPPGSSYYTMVKQL; translated from the coding sequence GTGATTTATCATATAGAAGTATCATTAGAGACTAAAGAGGAATTTTCTCAATTTTTGAGTTCAAAGATAAAAGAATACAATAATTTACACTCGCGCTTTCACCGTGAATCTCGTGAAAAGGGGGCAGTTGTCCCAATCAATATTATGGCGTCAGACGATTTAGGAAATTGTATCGGTGGAATTAGTGCAGAGGTATATTGGGGTTGGGTGGAAATCAATGATTTTTGGTTCCAAGAAGAATTTCGGAGTAAAGGTTTAGGGAGTAAGTTGCTTACGCAAGTAGAAGAAGTTTCGAAGGAAAAAGGAGCAACAAAAGCATTGTTAACTACTTTTGATTTTCAGGCTCGTTTCTTTTACGAGAAGAGAGGTTATAAAATTGCTGGTGAAATAAAGGATTATCCGCCAGGAAGTAGTTATTATACCATGGTGAAACAGCTGTAA
- a CDS encoding MBL fold metallo-hydrolase, giving the protein MQTLEKLSERFWFQTPVSETDRPILGAVIGDNRTLMIDSGNSKAHAKLFLEELKERNIKAPDLVAITHWHWDHIFGLAALNMVSLSSELTKKEMQKLLPFAWTDDELAERVKTGVEIEFCANAIKEEYGSERNITVRLPELTFRDRIEIDLGGVTCVLQHVGGDHAPDSIVVYVKEEKILFLGDSIYPDIYSSKRNYTIERTRQLLDMLEEFDATTYILSHWKPITKAKYEEETTFLRTIADLTEKYQGDLDRIQTAYRNKIIRELTEDEIETIEYFVNGF; this is encoded by the coding sequence ATGCAAACACTAGAAAAGCTAAGCGAGAGATTTTGGTTTCAAACACCGGTATCAGAAACGGATCGTCCTATCTTGGGTGCTGTCATTGGAGATAATCGTACGTTAATGATCGACTCTGGAAATTCTAAAGCTCATGCAAAATTATTTTTAGAGGAGCTTAAAGAACGAAATATAAAAGCTCCTGATTTAGTAGCAATCACCCATTGGCATTGGGATCATATCTTTGGGCTAGCTGCTTTAAATATGGTGTCACTCTCTTCTGAACTAACCAAAAAAGAGATGCAGAAACTACTTCCTTTTGCCTGGACGGATGACGAACTAGCAGAGCGGGTAAAAACAGGTGTAGAGATTGAGTTTTGCGCAAATGCGATAAAAGAAGAGTATGGGAGTGAGCGAAACATAACGGTACGCTTACCGGAATTGACGTTCAGAGACAGAATTGAGATTGATTTAGGTGGAGTTACTTGCGTGCTTCAACATGTAGGTGGAGACCATGCACCTGACTCTATTGTTGTATATGTAAAAGAAGAAAAGATTTTATTTTTGGGTGACTCGATATATCCAGATATATACTCTAGTAAGCGGAACTATACAATTGAGCGTACAAGACAATTATTAGACATGCTCGAAGAATTTGATGCAACAACGTATATCCTATCGCATTGGAAACCGATAACAAAGGCTAAGTACGAAGAGGAAACAACTTTTTTAAGAACTATTGCAGATCTAACAGAGAAATATCAAGGCGACTTAGATAGAATACAGACAGCATATCGAAACAAGATAATCAGAGAGTTAACGGAAGATGAGATTGAAACAATAGAGTATTTTGTTAATGGATTTTAA
- a CDS encoding erythromycin esterase family protein, with translation MIKTDQLIDQIAKHSVPFKETQDLKPLINKASNAKYVLLGEASHGTSEFYTVRAEISKKLIKEHGFSFIAVEGDWPACYEVNRYIKGMTSDYTSAEDVLKKSFNRWPSWMWANREMIDLIEWLRSYNEQLEGHKVGFYGIDVYSLWESMEAIVDYFKKINSPEIEKALNAIECFEPFQRKAEQYGISAAFYGEDCMSEVMELLQTIQQNRKMYEEDPEAALSLKINAIAASNAEHYYHTMVTNDSESWNIRDRHMAEALHYIGSYYGANAKGIVWEHNTHIGDARATDMASEGMVNVGQLTREQYGEENVYAVGFGSYEGTVIAAERWGDPAKVMPVPKGASGSWESVVHKAGATNKFIMFNDENKQYFQDIIGHRAIGVVYHPQFEHHGNYVPTRLSDRYDAFIHIDQTKALSPLGKS, from the coding sequence ATGATTAAAACTGATCAATTGATCGATCAGATAGCAAAACATAGCGTTCCTTTTAAAGAAACTCAAGACTTAAAGCCTTTGATTAACAAAGCTAGTAATGCTAAGTATGTCTTACTTGGTGAGGCAAGTCATGGAACAAGTGAGTTCTATACTGTCCGAGCAGAAATATCCAAAAAACTCATTAAAGAACACGGCTTTTCCTTTATCGCTGTTGAAGGAGATTGGCCAGCATGCTACGAAGTAAATCGTTACATAAAAGGAATGACTTCTGACTATACAAGCGCCGAAGATGTCTTAAAAAAATCATTTAACAGATGGCCTAGTTGGATGTGGGCTAATCGTGAGATGATCGATTTGATTGAGTGGTTACGATCTTATAATGAACAACTTGAAGGACACAAAGTTGGTTTTTATGGGATTGACGTCTACAGTTTATGGGAGTCAATGGAAGCAATTGTTGATTATTTTAAAAAAATTAACTCTCCTGAGATTGAAAAAGCATTAAATGCAATTGAATGCTTTGAACCATTCCAGCGGAAAGCGGAACAATATGGAATTTCAGCAGCCTTTTACGGCGAGGATTGTATGAGTGAGGTGATGGAACTTCTCCAAACGATACAGCAAAACCGTAAAATGTACGAAGAGGACCCTGAAGCTGCGCTTAGCCTAAAGATTAACGCCATTGCAGCAAGCAATGCAGAACATTACTATCATACAATGGTGACAAACGATAGTGAATCTTGGAATATAAGGGATCGTCATATGGCAGAGGCACTTCATTACATTGGGAGTTACTATGGTGCAAATGCCAAAGGGATTGTTTGGGAGCATAATACACATATCGGTGATGCTCGTGCAACAGATATGGCTAGTGAAGGCATGGTGAACGTCGGGCAGCTCACCCGTGAGCAGTATGGCGAAGAGAATGTTTACGCTGTTGGATTTGGCTCATATGAGGGTACTGTAATTGCTGCTGAGAGATGGGGCGATCCAGCAAAAGTGATGCCAGTACCAAAGGGGGCCTCAGGCAGTTGGGAAAGCGTCGTTCACAAGGCAGGGGCAACGAATAAATTTATCATGTTCAATGACGAAAATAAGCAATACTTTCAAGATATAATTGGTCACCGCGCCATTGGTGTTGTCTATCATCCGCAGTTCGAACACCACGGAAATTATGTTCCTACTCGGTTGTCTGATCGATATGATGCATTTATTCATATTGATCAAACAAAGGCGCTGTCGCCTTTGGGAAAATCATAA
- a CDS encoding DUF6254 family protein, producing the protein MTQSKSQEDRQFRARKEAQNPHGKIRSLKEIAKDTKKE; encoded by the coding sequence ATGACACAGTCAAAGTCGCAAGAAGACAGACAATTTCGTGCTCGTAAAGAAGCACAAAACCCACATGGGAAAATACGATCGTTAAAGGAAATTGCAAAAGATACTAAAAAAGAGTAG